A window of the Pseudomonas furukawaii genome harbors these coding sequences:
- a CDS encoding polysaccharide biosynthesis protein, with translation MTIDLRKWLLSLPRRYKRLIQVQADIALVLLALWLAFLVRLGVEAPLAPVFSHAWLFAVAPVVAVPIFVRFGMYRAVMRYFGNDALIAIFKAVTLSALLLALVVYWHREPMVNVPRSVVFNYWWLSLVLIGGLRLAMRQYFLGDWYVASHAIPFSMRDDGLPRVAIYGAGAAGNQLVAALRMGRAMRPVAFIDDDSSIATRTIAGLQVYKPKHIQQMIDQTGAQEVLLAIPSASRGRRREILSTLEGYPLHVRSIPGFMDLASGRVKVDDIQEVDIADLLGRDAVPPRKELFERCIRDKVVMVTGAGGSIGSELCRQILSCGPRTLLLFEHSEFNLYNIQIELEQRVRRESYNVRLVPILGSVRNVSRLLDVMRTWSVDTVYHAAAYKHVPIVEHNIAEGVLNNVMGTLFTAQAAMQAGVENFVLISTDKAVRPTNVMGSTKRLSEMVLQALSCESAPVLFGESEAVHRVNKTRFTMVRFGNVLGSSGSVIPLFREQIKRGGPVTVTHPNITRYFMTIPEAAQLVIQAGSMGQGGDVFVLDMGQPVKIAELAEKMVHLSGLTVRSDKNLNGDIAIEFTGLRPGEKLYEELLIGDNVSPTEHPMIMRASEEHLPWDAFKRVLAELFAAVEADDYVRVRQLLRETVNGYTPEEEIVDWIHQQRRIEPTSSRH, from the coding sequence ATGACCATTGATTTGCGTAAGTGGCTATTGAGTTTGCCGAGACGATATAAAAGGCTGATTCAGGTCCAGGCGGATATCGCTCTTGTTTTGTTGGCCTTGTGGTTGGCTTTTTTGGTTCGCCTCGGTGTTGAAGCGCCGCTAGCCCCGGTCTTTTCCCACGCTTGGCTCTTTGCTGTCGCGCCTGTAGTTGCGGTGCCTATTTTTGTTCGCTTTGGTATGTATAGAGCGGTTATGCGTTATTTTGGCAATGATGCATTGATCGCTATTTTCAAGGCGGTGACATTGTCTGCATTGCTGCTGGCGCTTGTCGTGTACTGGCATCGCGAGCCAATGGTAAACGTGCCTCGTTCAGTCGTTTTCAACTACTGGTGGTTAAGCTTGGTGCTGATCGGCGGTCTACGCCTTGCAATGCGTCAGTACTTCCTAGGCGACTGGTATGTTGCCAGTCATGCGATACCGTTCTCGATGAGGGATGACGGATTACCGCGAGTCGCTATCTATGGTGCTGGGGCTGCAGGGAACCAGTTGGTCGCTGCTCTGCGTATGGGGCGTGCGATGCGTCCGGTCGCATTCATTGATGATGACAGCAGTATCGCCACTCGCACTATCGCTGGTCTGCAGGTCTACAAGCCCAAGCATATTCAGCAGATGATTGATCAGACAGGGGCCCAGGAAGTTCTTTTGGCAATTCCTTCCGCATCCCGAGGGCGTCGGCGAGAAATCCTTTCCACCCTTGAGGGCTATCCGCTTCATGTGCGCAGCATTCCCGGGTTTATGGATCTGGCCAGTGGGCGAGTCAAGGTTGATGATATTCAAGAGGTAGATATCGCTGATCTACTAGGTCGAGATGCTGTGCCTCCTCGAAAGGAGTTGTTTGAACGCTGCATTCGCGACAAGGTTGTGATGGTAACTGGTGCGGGCGGTTCGATTGGGTCTGAGCTATGCAGGCAGATCTTGAGTTGTGGGCCGCGAACCTTGTTATTGTTCGAGCACAGTGAGTTCAATCTTTACAACATTCAGATAGAGTTGGAGCAGCGCGTAAGGAGAGAGTCGTATAACGTCCGGTTGGTGCCCATACTCGGCTCCGTTCGAAATGTAAGCAGGTTGCTTGATGTGATGCGTACTTGGAGCGTTGATACGGTGTATCACGCTGCCGCCTATAAGCATGTGCCAATTGTCGAGCACAATATCGCTGAGGGCGTACTGAATAACGTAATGGGGACGCTTTTCACGGCGCAGGCAGCTATGCAGGCGGGTGTGGAGAATTTTGTACTCATCTCCACGGATAAAGCTGTGCGTCCTACCAATGTGATGGGGAGCACCAAGCGCTTGTCCGAAATGGTCCTGCAAGCGTTGAGTTGCGAGTCCGCTCCGGTGCTCTTCGGCGAAAGCGAAGCTGTGCATCGTGTTAACAAGACCCGCTTCACCATGGTCCGCTTCGGCAACGTGCTGGGCTCCTCCGGCTCTGTCATCCCGTTGTTCCGCGAGCAGATCAAGCGTGGTGGGCCGGTCACGGTCACTCATCCCAACATTACCCGCTACTTCATGACTATTCCTGAGGCTGCGCAACTGGTTATCCAGGCTGGCTCGATGGGGCAGGGTGGCGATGTGTTCGTGCTGGATATGGGGCAGCCCGTGAAGATCGCCGAGCTGGCGGAGAAGATGGTTCATCTCTCTGGTCTGACTGTGCGCTCGGACAAGAACCTCAATGGCGATATCGCCATCGAGTTCACTGGGTTGCGTCCGGGTGAAAAGCTTTACGAGGAGCTGCTGATTGGCGACAACGTCAGTCCGACTGAGCACCCGATGATTATGAGGGCGAGTGAAGAGCATCTTCCTTGGGATGCGTTCAAGCGGGTGCTCGCGGAGCTATTTGCGGCGGTAGAGGCGGATGATTATGTCCGTGTGCGTCAACTCCTACGCGAGACGGTAAATGGATACACCCCTGAAGAGGAAATCGTGGACTGGATCCATCAGCAGCGTCGCATTGAGCCCACAAGCTCCAGGCACTAG
- the ihfB gene encoding integration host factor subunit beta produces MTKSELIERIVTHQGQLSSKDVELAIKTMLEQMSQALATGDRIEIRGFGSFSLHFRAPRVGRNPKTGESVRLDGKFVPHFKPGKELRDRVNEP; encoded by the coding sequence ATGACCAAGTCGGAGTTGATCGAACGAATTGTTACCCATCAGGGCCAGCTATCGTCCAAGGACGTAGAGCTGGCTATCAAGACCATGCTCGAGCAGATGTCTCAGGCCTTGGCCACGGGGGACCGTATCGAGATTCGTGGCTTTGGCAGTTTTTCTCTTCACTTTCGTGCACCCAGGGTTGGGCGGAACCCCAAGACTGGTGAGTCGGTAAGGCTGGACGGGAAGTTCGTTCCACACTTTAAACCGGGGAAGGAGTTGAGAGATAGAGTGAACGAGCCTTGA
- the rpsA gene encoding 30S ribosomal protein S1, giving the protein MSESFAELFEESLKSLDMQPGAIITGIVVDIDGDWVTVHAGLKSEGVIPVEQFYNEQGELTIKVGDEVHVALDAVEDGFGETKLSREKAKRAESWLVLEAAFNAEEVVKGVINGKVKGGFTVDVSGIRAFLPGSLVDVRPVRDTTHLEGKELEFKVIKLDQKRNNVVVSRRSVLEAENSAEREALLESLQEGQQVKGIVKNLTDYGAFVDLGGVDGLLHITDMAWKRIKHPSEIVNVGDEIDVKVLKFDRERNRVSLGLKQLGEDPWVAIKARYPEGTRVVARVTNLTDYGCFAELEEGVEGLVHVSEMDWTNKNIHPSKVVQVGDEVEVQVLDIDEERRRISLGIKQCKSNPWEDFSSRFNKGDKISGTIKSITDFGIFIGLEGGIDGLVHLSDISWNEVGEEAVRRFKKGDELETVILSVDPERERISLGIKQLEDDPFSSYASMHEKGSIVRGFVKEVDAKGAVISLGGEIEGVLKASEISRDRVEDARNVLKEGDEVEAKIISIDRKSRVISLSVKSKDVDDEKDAMKELRKQEVESTGPTTIGDLIRAQMENQG; this is encoded by the coding sequence ATGAGCGAAAGCTTTGCAGAACTTTTTGAAGAAAGCCTGAAATCCCTCGATATGCAGCCCGGTGCGATCATCACCGGTATCGTGGTCGACATCGACGGTGACTGGGTTACCGTTCACGCCGGCCTGAAATCCGAGGGCGTCATCCCGGTCGAGCAGTTCTACAACGAACAGGGCGAGCTGACCATCAAGGTGGGTGACGAGGTCCACGTAGCGCTTGACGCGGTGGAAGATGGCTTCGGTGAAACCAAGCTGTCCCGCGAAAAAGCCAAGCGTGCCGAATCCTGGCTGGTTCTGGAAGCTGCCTTCAACGCCGAAGAAGTGGTCAAGGGCGTTATCAACGGCAAGGTCAAGGGCGGTTTCACCGTCGACGTCAGCGGCATCCGCGCGTTCCTGCCGGGCTCCCTGGTGGATGTGCGCCCTGTGCGCGACACCACTCACCTGGAAGGCAAGGAACTCGAGTTCAAGGTCATCAAGCTGGATCAGAAGCGCAACAACGTTGTCGTTTCCCGTCGCAGCGTCCTGGAAGCCGAGAACAGCGCCGAGCGCGAAGCTCTGCTGGAATCCCTGCAGGAAGGCCAGCAAGTCAAGGGTATCGTCAAGAACCTCACCGACTACGGTGCGTTCGTTGACCTGGGCGGCGTGGATGGTCTGCTGCACATCACCGATATGGCCTGGAAGCGCATCAAGCACCCGTCCGAGATCGTCAACGTTGGCGACGAGATCGACGTGAAGGTCCTGAAGTTCGACCGCGAGCGCAATCGCGTATCCCTCGGTCTGAAGCAGCTGGGCGAAGATCCTTGGGTGGCCATCAAGGCTCGTTACCCGGAAGGCACCCGTGTGGTTGCCCGCGTCACCAACCTCACCGACTACGGCTGCTTCGCCGAGCTGGAAGAGGGTGTGGAAGGCCTGGTGCACGTGTCCGAAATGGACTGGACCAACAAGAACATCCATCCGTCCAAAGTCGTCCAGGTTGGCGACGAAGTGGAAGTTCAGGTTCTGGACATCGACGAAGAGCGTCGTCGTATCTCCCTGGGTATCAAGCAGTGCAAATCCAACCCGTGGGAAGATTTCTCCAGCCGCTTCAACAAGGGCGACAAGATCTCCGGCACCATCAAGTCCATCACTGATTTCGGTATCTTCATCGGTCTGGAAGGTGGTATCGACGGTCTGGTTCACCTGTCCGACATCTCCTGGAACGAAGTTGGCGAGGAAGCCGTACGTCGCTTCAAGAAGGGCGACGAGCTGGAAACCGTCATCCTCTCCGTTGATCCGGAGCGTGAGCGCATCTCCCTGGGCATCAAGCAACTGGAAGACGATCCGTTCTCCAGCTACGCCTCCATGCACGAGAAGGGCAGTATCGTTCGCGGTTTCGTGAAGGAAGTTGACGCCAAGGGCGCTGTAATCAGCCTCGGCGGCGAGATCGAAGGCGTTCTGAAGGCTTCCGAAATCAGCCGTGACCGCGTTGAAGACGCGCGCAATGTGCTCAAGGAAGGCGACGAAGTCGAAGCCAAGATCATCAGCATCGACCGTAAGAGCCGTGTAATCAGCCTCTCCGTCAAGTCCAAGGACGTTGACGATGAGAAGGACGCCATGAAGGAACTGCGCAAGCAGGAAGTCGAGTCCACGGGCCCGACCACCATTGGTGACCTGATCCGTGCTCAGATGGAGAACCAGGGCTAA
- the argE gene encoding acetylornithine deacetylase, translating to MNEPSSRDLLERLIGFATVSRDSNLELIAFIRDYLAGFGVDSELFHNAEGTKANLFATLGPRDRGGVVLSGHTDVVPVDGQAWTLEPFRLTERDGRLYGRGTADMKGFIASVLAAVPAFLERPLKTPVHLAFSYDEEVGCLGVRPMLAELERRPHKPLICLIGEPTELKPVLGHKGKLAMRCQVKGAACHSAYAPYGVNAIEYAARLIGRLGEIGGELARPERHDRRFDPPFSTVQTGVIKGGRALNIVPAECEFDFEVRALPDFDAQDVAVQLQCYAETELEPRMRAVQADTGIRFSALSAYPGLATPVESAAARLLAMLSGSSEFGTVAFGTEGGLFDQAGIPTVVCGPGSMDQGHKPDEFVSLEQLSGCDAMLRRLAHHLQSTDELL from the coding sequence ATGAATGAGCCGTCCAGTCGTGACCTGCTGGAGCGGCTGATCGGATTCGCCACCGTCAGCCGTGACTCCAACCTGGAGCTGATCGCCTTCATCCGTGATTACCTGGCGGGTTTCGGTGTGGACAGCGAGCTCTTCCACAATGCCGAGGGCACCAAGGCCAACCTCTTCGCCACCCTGGGTCCACGCGACCGAGGTGGCGTCGTGCTGTCGGGGCACACGGATGTGGTGCCGGTGGACGGCCAGGCCTGGACCCTGGAGCCCTTTCGCCTGACCGAGCGCGATGGCCGCCTCTATGGCCGGGGTACGGCGGACATGAAGGGGTTCATCGCCTCGGTGCTGGCCGCGGTGCCGGCATTCCTCGAGCGCCCCCTCAAGACACCGGTCCACCTCGCTTTCTCCTATGACGAGGAGGTGGGTTGCCTGGGGGTGCGACCCATGTTGGCGGAGCTGGAGCGGCGGCCACACAAGCCGCTCATCTGTCTGATCGGCGAGCCCACTGAGCTGAAGCCGGTGCTCGGGCACAAGGGCAAGCTGGCCATGCGCTGCCAGGTCAAGGGGGCGGCGTGCCATTCCGCCTATGCGCCCTATGGCGTGAACGCCATCGAGTACGCGGCTCGGCTGATCGGTCGGCTGGGCGAGATTGGCGGCGAACTGGCGCGGCCGGAGCGGCATGACCGGCGATTCGACCCACCGTTCTCCACCGTCCAGACCGGGGTCATCAAGGGGGGCAGGGCGCTGAACATCGTGCCGGCCGAGTGCGAGTTCGATTTCGAGGTGCGTGCCTTGCCGGACTTCGATGCACAGGACGTCGCCGTTCAGTTGCAGTGCTATGCCGAAACGGAGCTGGAGCCACGGATGCGCGCGGTGCAGGCGGATACCGGCATTCGGTTCAGCGCGCTGAGCGCCTATCCCGGGCTGGCTACGCCCGTCGAGAGTGCCGCCGCTCGTCTGCTGGCCATGCTCAGTGGTTCCAGCGAGTTCGGCACCGTGGCCTTTGGTACGGAAGGCGGGCTGTTCGACCAGGCAGGCATTCCCACCGTGGTGTGCGGGCCCGGGAGCATGGATCAGGGGCACAAGCCGGATGAGTTCGTCAGCCTCGAGCAGTTGTCCGGCTGCGACGCCATGCTGCGCCGCCTGGCGCATCATCTGCAGTCGACGGACGAGCTGCTGTAG
- a CDS encoding DUF1028 domain-containing protein, which produces MTFSIIGRCPETGQLGIAISSSSIAVGARCPWVRAGVGAVATQNVTLPALGPQILDLLDAQQCEPAVALDRALSTNGWSQYRQVTVIDAQGRTALFSGSEALGVHNAVAGEQCVAAGNLLADIRVIEAMVQAFEATPGLLAERLLAAMHGAMAAGGEAGPVHSAALKVVGDLTWPIVDLRVDWADEDPIGCLDALWQAYRPQMQDYVTRALDPTAAPSYGVPGDE; this is translated from the coding sequence ATGACGTTCTCCATTATCGGACGCTGCCCTGAAACCGGGCAGCTCGGCATCGCCATCAGCTCCTCCAGCATCGCCGTGGGAGCCCGTTGTCCCTGGGTGCGAGCCGGCGTTGGCGCGGTGGCGACCCAGAACGTCACCCTGCCGGCGCTTGGCCCGCAGATCCTCGATCTGCTGGACGCCCAGCAGTGCGAGCCGGCGGTGGCGCTCGACCGGGCACTCAGCACCAACGGCTGGAGCCAGTACCGTCAGGTGACGGTCATCGATGCCCAGGGTCGGACCGCGTTGTTCAGCGGCAGCGAGGCCCTGGGGGTGCACAACGCGGTGGCAGGGGAGCAGTGCGTCGCCGCCGGGAACCTGCTGGCCGATATCCGGGTGATCGAGGCGATGGTGCAGGCGTTCGAGGCGACGCCGGGCCTTCTGGCGGAGCGGTTGCTGGCGGCCATGCACGGGGCGATGGCCGCCGGGGGTGAGGCCGGGCCGGTCCATTCGGCGGCGCTCAAGGTGGTGGGCGACCTGACCTGGCCCATCGTCGATCTGCGCGTGGACTGGGCTGACGAAGACCCCATCGGTTGCCTGGATGCGCTCTGGCAGGCCTATCGCCCCCAGATGCAGGATTATGTAACCCGGGCGCTGGACCCGACGGCAGCGCCCAGCTACGGGGTGCCGGGCGATGAATGA
- a CDS encoding RidA family protein, which produces MPTHTRIRMFNTKDTYPNQSLDNDLCQAVRAGNTVYVRGQVGTDFEGRLVGLGDPRAQTEQAMRNVKQLLEEAGSDLSHIVKTTTYLIDPRYREPVYQEVGKWLKGVFPISTGLVVSALGQPQWLMEIDVIAVIPDNWQPAKA; this is translated from the coding sequence ATGCCGACCCATACCCGCATCCGCATGTTCAACACCAAGGACACCTACCCGAACCAGTCGCTGGACAATGACCTGTGCCAGGCCGTGCGCGCCGGCAATACCGTGTACGTGCGTGGCCAGGTAGGCACTGATTTCGAGGGGCGCCTGGTGGGCTTGGGCGATCCCCGTGCCCAGACCGAGCAGGCGATGAGAAACGTCAAGCAGCTGCTGGAAGAGGCGGGCAGCGACCTGTCGCACATCGTCAAGACCACCACCTACCTGATCGATCCGCGCTACCGCGAGCCGGTCTACCAGGAAGTCGGCAAGTGGCTGAAGGGCGTCTTCCCGATTTCCACCGGGCTGGTGGTTTCCGCGCTGGGCCAGCCCCAGTGGCTGATGGAAATCGACGTGATCGCGGTGATTCCGGATAACTGGCAGCCGGCCAAGGCCTGA
- a CDS encoding flavin-containing monooxygenase: MTDLNQTALNNLTGVAVEKTEIDTLVVGAGQAGVAMSEHLTKLGVPHLVLERNRIAEAWRTGRWDSLVANGPAWHDRFPGLEFEGLDPDAFASKDQVADYFEAYARLFDAPIRTGVEVKSVVRNADRPGFTIQTSEGVIEANRVVSATGPFQRPVIPAIAPKDERIMQIHSAAYYNPQQLPEGAVLVVGAGSSGVQIADELNRAGRQVYLSVGPHDRPPRAYRNRDFCWWLGVLGEWDAPASKPGKEHVTIAVSGARGGHTVDFRALAQQGITLVGLTKAFNDGVVSFQQDLADNLARGDENYLSLLDAADAYVARNGLDLPEEPEARDFLPLPECVRNPVLELDLAGAGVTSIIWATGYSVDFSWLKVNAFDASGKPLHQRGVSCEPGVYFVGLPWLSRRGSTFIWGVWHDAKHIADHIATQRKYLAYRDAKQRQAAE, translated from the coding sequence ATGACCGATCTGAATCAGACCGCCCTGAATAACCTCACAGGCGTAGCCGTAGAGAAAACCGAGATCGATACGCTTGTGGTGGGCGCCGGTCAGGCCGGCGTGGCCATGAGCGAACACCTGACCAAGCTCGGCGTGCCTCACCTGGTCCTGGAGCGCAACCGTATCGCGGAAGCCTGGCGTACCGGGCGCTGGGATTCCCTGGTGGCCAATGGCCCGGCCTGGCACGACCGCTTCCCCGGCCTGGAATTCGAGGGGCTGGATCCCGATGCCTTCGCTTCCAAGGACCAGGTCGCCGACTACTTCGAGGCCTATGCCCGACTGTTCGACGCGCCCATTCGCACGGGCGTCGAGGTGAAGTCGGTGGTGCGCAATGCCGATCGCCCGGGATTCACCATCCAGACGTCCGAGGGCGTGATCGAGGCCAACCGCGTGGTATCCGCCACCGGCCCCTTCCAACGCCCGGTCATTCCGGCCATCGCGCCCAAGGACGAGCGGATCATGCAGATTCACTCTGCGGCCTACTACAACCCGCAGCAGTTGCCCGAGGGGGCTGTGCTGGTGGTGGGGGCGGGCTCGTCGGGTGTGCAGATCGCCGATGAGCTGAACCGCGCCGGGCGCCAGGTGTACCTGTCGGTCGGCCCCCACGACCGCCCTCCGCGCGCCTACCGCAATCGCGATTTCTGCTGGTGGCTGGGCGTGCTCGGCGAGTGGGACGCTCCGGCGAGCAAACCGGGCAAGGAACACGTGACCATCGCGGTGAGCGGTGCACGCGGCGGCCACACCGTGGACTTCCGCGCGCTGGCCCAGCAGGGCATTACCCTGGTTGGCCTGACCAAGGCCTTCAACGATGGCGTTGTGAGCTTCCAGCAGGATCTGGCGGACAACCTCGCCCGTGGCGATGAGAACTACCTGTCGTTGCTGGACGCTGCGGATGCCTATGTCGCCCGTAACGGCCTGGATCTGCCGGAAGAGCCCGAGGCCCGCGATTTCCTGCCGTTGCCCGAGTGCGTGCGCAATCCGGTGCTGGAACTCGATCTGGCCGGGGCGGGCGTGACGTCCATCATCTGGGCGACCGGGTACTCGGTGGATTTCAGCTGGTTGAAGGTCAATGCCTTCGATGCCAGTGGCAAGCCGCTGCACCAGCGCGGGGTGTCCTGCGAGCCGGGCGTCTATTTCGTCGGGCTGCCTTGGCTGTCGCGCCGGGGCTCCACCTTCATCTGGGGCGTATGGCACGACGCCAAGCATATCGCCGACCACATCGCCACCCAGCGCAAGTACCTCGCCTACCGCGACGCCAAGCAGCGCCAGGCGGCGGAATAA
- a CDS encoding VRR-NUC domain-containing protein yields MPAALEDPFYYLNNFHTVLDWISDRYSDLLNADESTFIACFRALPRPSQALLVRMVMRKGELFRASKLNYVEIGETRQAAAPLVELGWIDAEPVLELTQLFGLLTLGEIDACFGKVPGRKAERLEALLQQQHPARRFADWYPASTDCVYALNLMDTCDRLRLMFFGNLYQDWSEFVLADLGIYQYERVEIDAAARGFRERADLEYYLRLHRWRERFEAGDSLDALLPELPLEAHPNPWLDARRRKLLFQVGQHCERCDLSEAALDLYALCNYPGARVRRIRVLEKRDDPEGAFALAQEATAAPVNEEEAQHLARILPRLRRKLGLPKAPPTPRAPVQRIDLVLPRPPEPLSVEHAVLLHFHQDAAPVHYVENTLLNSLFGLLCWDAIFAPLPGAFFHPFHNGPADLLSPDFHARRAERFEACLAQLDSGEYRTRIRSTHAAKQGLQSPFVYWGNLDETLLEQALACLPAAQLKACFQRLLADIKANRAGLPDLIQFWPDQGRYRLIEVKGPGDRLQDNQLRWLEFCAQQGIPVEVCYVQWADA; encoded by the coding sequence ATGCCCGCCGCCCTCGAAGACCCCTTCTACTACCTGAACAACTTCCACACGGTGCTGGACTGGATCAGCGATCGCTACAGCGACCTGCTGAACGCCGATGAATCGACCTTCATCGCCTGCTTTCGCGCCTTGCCCCGCCCTTCCCAGGCACTGCTGGTGCGAATGGTCATGCGCAAGGGTGAGCTGTTCCGCGCCAGCAAACTGAACTACGTGGAGATCGGCGAGACCCGGCAAGCGGCGGCTCCCCTGGTCGAACTGGGCTGGATCGACGCCGAGCCCGTTCTGGAACTCACGCAGCTCTTCGGCCTGCTCACCCTGGGCGAGATCGACGCCTGTTTCGGCAAGGTCCCCGGTCGCAAGGCCGAACGCCTGGAAGCCCTGCTCCAGCAGCAACATCCGGCGAGACGTTTCGCGGACTGGTACCCGGCCAGCACCGACTGCGTCTATGCCCTCAACCTGATGGACACCTGCGATCGGCTGCGGCTGATGTTCTTCGGCAATCTCTACCAGGACTGGTCGGAATTCGTCTTGGCGGACCTGGGTATCTACCAGTACGAACGCGTGGAGATCGACGCCGCCGCGCGGGGCTTCCGGGAGCGCGCCGACCTCGAGTACTACCTGCGCCTGCACCGCTGGCGCGAGCGCTTCGAGGCGGGCGACAGCCTCGATGCCCTCCTCCCGGAACTCCCCCTCGAAGCCCATCCCAACCCCTGGCTGGACGCTCGCCGACGCAAGCTGCTGTTCCAGGTGGGCCAGCACTGCGAGCGCTGCGACCTGTCCGAGGCGGCGCTCGACCTCTATGCGCTCTGCAACTACCCCGGTGCGCGGGTCCGGCGCATCCGGGTGCTGGAGAAACGGGACGACCCAGAGGGCGCCTTCGCCCTGGCGCAGGAGGCCACTGCGGCGCCCGTTAACGAGGAGGAAGCGCAACACCTCGCGCGCATCCTGCCGCGACTGCGACGAAAGCTGGGTCTGCCCAAGGCGCCGCCGACACCCCGGGCGCCGGTCCAGCGCATCGACCTGGTGCTGCCCAGGCCGCCCGAGCCCCTCTCGGTGGAACACGCCGTGCTGCTGCATTTCCACCAGGACGCGGCCCCCGTGCACTACGTGGAGAACACCCTGCTCAACTCCCTGTTCGGGCTGCTCTGCTGGGACGCCATCTTCGCCCCGCTGCCGGGTGCCTTCTTCCACCCCTTCCACAACGGCCCTGCGGACCTCCTCAGCCCGGACTTCCATGCCCGCCGCGCCGAACGCTTCGAGGCCTGCCTGGCGCAGCTGGACAGCGGCGAATACCGCACCCGCATCCGCAGCACCCATGCCGCCAAGCAGGGCCTGCAGTCTCCCTTCGTCTACTGGGGCAACCTGGATGAAACCCTCCTGGAACAGGCGCTGGCGTGCCTGCCGGCCGCACAGTTGAAAGCCTGTTTCCAGCGCCTGCTCGCCGACATCAAGGCCAACCGCGCCGGCCTGCCGGACCTGATCCAGTTCTGGCCGGACCAGGGCCGCTATCGCCTCATCGAAGTGAAAGGCCCTGGCGACCGCCTGCAGGACAACCAACTGCGCTGGCTGGAGTTCTGCGCCCAGCAAGGAATTCCCGTGGAAGTCTGTTACGTGCAATGGGCGGACGCCTGA